A genome region from Aurantiacibacter sp. MUD61 includes the following:
- a CDS encoding PspC domain-containing protein, which yields MSNIQNKNANSPNKFRLDRVDGKIGGVCGGIANYMNVDPLIVRLIFAVGAIAGFGTFIVLYLAIWLLAK from the coding sequence GTGAGCAATATCCAGAACAAGAACGCCAATTCGCCGAACAAATTCCGCCTCGACCGGGTGGATGGCAAGATCGGCGGCGTATGCGGCGGTATCGCCAATTACATGAATGTTGATCCGCTGATCGTTCGGCTGATCTTTGCGGTGGGTGCAATTGCCGGTTTCGGCACTTTCATTGTACTCTACCTCGCGATCTGGTTGCTGGCCAAGTAA
- a CDS encoding queuosine precursor transporter, with protein MSADPKKLDSSAVAHAHFRYFPYVMAAFVAILLLSNVIGASKLSAVTLPNGATWAFGAGVMFFPVSYIIGDILTEVYGYANARRVIWTGFAALIFMAFMAWVVVSLPPAEGWPGQDAYEFVFGNTWRIVLASIVAFWAGEFANAFVMARMKVWTKGKMLWSRTIGSTVVGQGIDSLIFYPIAFYGLAGWPMELVLQAIASQWLIKTAWEALLTPVTYWVINFLKRREGVEVFDTDTNFSPFGSREKAA; from the coding sequence ATGAGTGCTGATCCCAAAAAACTAGATAGTAGCGCCGTTGCACACGCGCATTTCCGCTATTTTCCCTATGTGATGGCGGCCTTCGTTGCGATCCTGCTGCTCAGCAATGTGATCGGCGCGTCAAAATTGAGTGCGGTTACACTGCCGAATGGCGCGACCTGGGCGTTTGGTGCGGGCGTGATGTTCTTCCCCGTAAGCTACATCATCGGGGACATCCTCACCGAAGTGTATGGCTATGCCAATGCGCGGCGCGTGATCTGGACAGGCTTTGCCGCACTCATCTTCATGGCGTTCATGGCGTGGGTCGTCGTTTCCCTGCCACCTGCGGAAGGCTGGCCGGGGCAGGACGCCTATGAATTCGTTTTCGGAAATACCTGGCGCATCGTGCTTGCCAGCATCGTCGCTTTCTGGGCGGGCGAATTCGCCAATGCCTTTGTCATGGCGCGCATGAAAGTCTGGACGAAGGGGAAAATGCTCTGGAGCCGGACGATCGGATCGACCGTGGTCGGGCAAGGTATCGATAGCCTGATCTTTTATCCCATCGCCTTTTACGGGCTGGCCGGATGGCCGATGGAACTGGTTCTGCAGGCGATTGCCTCGCAGTGGCTTATCAAGACGGCGTGGGAAGCACTCCTCACGCCGGTCACCTATTGGGTCATCAATTTCCTCAAGCGGCGTGAAGGAGTGGAGGTGTTTGACACCGATACCAACTTCTCACCCTTTGGCTCTCGCGAAAAAGCAGCCTGA
- a CDS encoding NAD-dependent succinate-semialdehyde dehydrogenase → MGTITTINPANGTELETYEEHDKETALGKVDACHEAFLDWKMKSLQERADVISSIGQALRDNKEELAQLMTDEVGKLIGDSRDEVELCAGICDYTAKTGPDELADEKRNPDNADHGIVTYSPIGVVYGIQPWNFPAYQVVRYAIANLMAGNGVLLKHASNCTGSGLKLAEIFRKGGLPENLFTVLMIGHDLSDEVIAHDKVRGVTLTGSDKAGKHVAEKAGKLLKPTVLELGSNDAYLVLEDADLNTAAEVCAQARLYNNGQTCINGKRFIVTEKIYDDFLERFVSRFEAIKTGDPNADDSDMGPMARSDLRDTLQEQVDKSVEKGAKIECGGAIPDGEGAYYPATVLSNVSKGQPAYDDELFGPVASVIKAKDDEDAMRLANDSRYGLGGGILSGDTERAIELAKNHFDTGMVFVNVYGVADPRMPFGGVKNSGYGREHGGFGVKEFTNAKSIFVGASS, encoded by the coding sequence ATGGGCACGATAACGACGATCAATCCGGCAAATGGGACGGAGCTCGAAACCTACGAAGAGCACGACAAGGAAACCGCCCTTGGCAAAGTGGACGCTTGCCATGAGGCGTTTCTCGACTGGAAGATGAAATCGCTGCAGGAACGTGCCGATGTCATCAGCTCCATCGGGCAAGCCCTGCGCGACAACAAGGAAGAGCTCGCGCAGCTCATGACCGACGAGGTCGGCAAACTGATTGGCGACAGCCGCGATGAAGTGGAATTGTGCGCAGGCATTTGCGATTACACCGCAAAGACCGGGCCTGATGAGCTGGCCGACGAAAAACGCAATCCCGATAATGCCGATCACGGTATCGTGACCTACTCCCCCATCGGCGTCGTCTACGGCATCCAGCCGTGGAATTTCCCGGCCTATCAAGTCGTGCGGTATGCGATCGCCAATCTCATGGCGGGCAACGGCGTGCTGCTGAAGCATGCGTCGAACTGCACAGGTAGCGGCCTGAAGCTGGCAGAAATCTTCCGGAAAGGCGGACTGCCCGAAAATCTCTTCACGGTCCTCATGATCGGTCATGACCTTTCCGACGAAGTCATCGCGCATGACAAGGTGCGCGGTGTTACGCTGACCGGCTCCGACAAGGCGGGCAAGCATGTTGCCGAAAAGGCCGGGAAGCTGCTTAAGCCGACAGTCCTCGAACTCGGATCGAACGACGCTTACCTCGTGCTGGAAGATGCCGATCTCAATACGGCGGCAGAAGTCTGTGCCCAGGCGCGGCTCTACAACAACGGGCAGACCTGCATTAACGGCAAGCGCTTCATAGTGACCGAGAAGATCTACGACGATTTCCTCGAACGGTTCGTCTCGCGTTTTGAAGCCATCAAGACCGGTGATCCGAATGCGGATGACAGCGACATGGGACCAATGGCGCGCAGCGATCTGCGCGACACCCTGCAGGAGCAGGTCGACAAATCCGTCGAGAAAGGCGCGAAAATCGAATGCGGTGGCGCGATCCCGGATGGCGAAGGCGCGTACTATCCGGCCACCGTCCTTTCCAACGTCAGCAAGGGCCAGCCGGCATATGACGACGAGCTTTTCGGGCCGGTAGCCTCTGTGATCAAGGCGAAGGATGACGAAGATGCCATGCGGCTCGCCAATGACAGCCGCTATGGCCTTGGCGGCGGCATCCTTTCAGGCGACACCGAGCGCGCGATCGAACTGGCGAAAAACCACTTCGATACCGGCATGGTGTTCGTGAATGTGTATGGCGTGGCCGATCCGAGAATGCCCTTCGGCGGCGTGAAAAACTCCGGCTACGGCCGCGAACACGGCGGTTTCGGCGTGAAGGAATTCACCAACGCGAAAAGCATTTTCGTCGGCGCTTCTTCATAA
- a CDS encoding SOS response-associated peptidase produces MCNLYKMSKSQDEVARFFDAIAQDMSVAPGGNAPEEIYPGYPGMVLAEGSLQQMVWGFPLQRKGAKGQPLKPKPVNNARKDKLKSPFWRSSFENRRCLIPVSAFAEAEGAKGAKTRTWFSPKDAPLFAIAGFWRDTSEWDRAYTMVMTDANDTVRSVHDRMPVIIAESDWQTWLTAEPSDAWDLCQPFAGQMLVDRSDTPWAGRR; encoded by the coding sequence ATGTGCAACCTCTACAAAATGTCAAAATCGCAGGATGAGGTCGCACGATTTTTCGATGCGATCGCGCAAGATATGAGCGTCGCGCCCGGCGGGAATGCGCCCGAAGAGATTTATCCCGGCTATCCGGGGATGGTGCTGGCCGAAGGCAGTCTGCAGCAAATGGTCTGGGGCTTCCCGCTGCAACGCAAGGGCGCGAAGGGCCAGCCGCTCAAGCCTAAGCCGGTCAACAATGCGCGCAAGGACAAGCTGAAGAGCCCGTTCTGGCGATCGAGCTTTGAAAACCGCCGCTGCCTGATTCCTGTTTCCGCCTTTGCCGAAGCCGAGGGGGCGAAGGGCGCGAAGACGCGCACATGGTTTAGCCCAAAGGACGCGCCGCTGTTCGCCATCGCCGGTTTCTGGCGCGATACGAGCGAGTGGGACCGCGCCTACACAATGGTAATGACCGATGCGAACGATACGGTGCGATCGGTCCATGACCGCATGCCGGTGATCATCGCGGAAAGCGATTGGCAGACCTGGCTTACTGCCGAGCCTTCCGATGCGTGGGATCTGTGCCAGCCCTTCGCCGGGCAAATGCTGGTCGATCGCAGCGATACGCCTTGGGCCGGTCGCCGCTAG
- the grxD gene encoding Grx4 family monothiol glutaredoxin, producing MTDTNTETAERIGKIVGDNDVVLFMKGTPLFPQCGFSNRAVAILDHCNVAFESVDVLQDMEIRQGIKAYSDWPTIPQLYVKGEFVGGSDIMMEMFEAGELQTLMDEKQVAKTET from the coding sequence ATGACCGATACCAACACTGAAACCGCAGAACGCATTGGCAAGATCGTGGGCGACAATGATGTAGTCCTTTTCATGAAGGGCACGCCGCTGTTCCCGCAGTGCGGCTTTTCCAACCGCGCTGTGGCGATCCTCGATCACTGCAATGTCGCGTTTGAAAGCGTGGACGTTTTGCAGGACATGGAAATCCGCCAGGGCATCAAGGCCTATTCGGACTGGCCGACCATCCCGCAGCTTTATGTGAAGGGCGAATTCGTCGGCGGCAGCGACATCATGATGGAAATGTTTGAAGCAGGCGAATTGCAGACCCTGATGGACGAAAAGCAGGTCGCAAAGACCGAGACCTGA
- a CDS encoding BolA/IbaG family iron-sulfur metabolism protein — MPMPAEDIARLIKEALPDAEVEMQALADDNDHWLARVTSAEFAGKSRVQQHKMVFAALGGRMGGELHALQLHTSVPN, encoded by the coding sequence ATGCCCATGCCCGCTGAAGACATCGCCCGGCTGATCAAGGAAGCCCTGCCTGACGCCGAAGTGGAGATGCAGGCGCTTGCCGATGACAATGATCACTGGCTCGCCCGTGTCACCTCCGCCGAATTCGCGGGCAAAAGCCGGGTGCAGCAGCACAAGATGGTCTTTGCCGCGCTCGGCGGGCGCATGGGCGGGGAACTGCACGCCTTGCAACTGCATACCTCCGTCCCCAACTGA
- a CDS encoding DUF1476 domain-containing protein, producing the protein MTDFKDRERAEEAKFAMDEETAFKVAARRNRLLGEWAAGLMDLTPEETEAYKKAVVQADFEEAGDEDVVRKLLGDLTQAGCDVSESDVRARLLECAIEAKRQYMSES; encoded by the coding sequence ATGACCGATTTTAAAGACCGCGAACGCGCCGAAGAGGCAAAATTCGCGATGGACGAAGAAACCGCTTTCAAAGTCGCTGCACGCCGCAATCGCCTGCTGGGCGAGTGGGCCGCTGGCCTGATGGATCTGACTCCTGAAGAAACCGAAGCCTACAAGAAGGCTGTCGTGCAGGCCGATTTCGAGGAAGCGGGTGACGAGGATGTCGTGCGCAAGCTGCTCGGCGATCTTACGCAGGCCGGCTGCGATGTCAGCGAATCCGATGTGCGTGCGCGCCTGCTCGAATGCGCAATCGAAGCCAAGCGCCAGTATATGAGCGAGAGCTGA
- the leuD gene encoding 3-isopropylmalate dehydratase small subunit, which produces MEKLREVEGRAIPFGRKNIDTDVIIPARWLKTISRDGLGEGAFESVRANEPDNPFDSEEFAGAPILIAGDNFGCGSSREHAAWALLDLGIRAVIAPSFSDIFAGNAFKNGILTVELPQAAIDRLLEVAETDTISIDLDAQTVTTPFQDRYTFEIDAFRKHCLMEGLDEVGMTLSRDGAISDYESGIRNEKPWLARGTGIAA; this is translated from the coding sequence ATGGAAAAGCTGCGCGAAGTGGAAGGGCGTGCCATTCCCTTCGGCCGCAAGAATATCGATACCGACGTAATTATCCCTGCCCGCTGGCTGAAAACCATCAGCCGTGACGGACTGGGCGAGGGCGCGTTCGAATCCGTCCGCGCAAACGAGCCGGACAACCCCTTCGACAGCGAGGAGTTCGCTGGCGCGCCAATCCTAATCGCGGGCGACAATTTCGGCTGCGGCTCCAGCCGCGAACATGCCGCATGGGCGCTGCTCGATCTCGGCATTCGCGCCGTCATCGCTCCCAGCTTTTCGGACATTTTTGCAGGCAATGCTTTCAAGAATGGGATTCTTACCGTCGAGCTGCCACAGGCCGCAATCGATCGGCTGCTCGAAGTCGCCGAAACCGATACCATCTCCATCGATCTCGATGCGCAGACCGTGACAACGCCGTTCCAGGATCGTTACACTTTCGAAATCGACGCTTTCCGTAAACACTGCCTGATGGAAGGCCTGGACGAAGTCGGCATGACACTAAGTCGCGATGGCGCGATTTCCGATTACGAAAGCGGCATTCGCAACGAAAAACCCTGGCTCGCGCGCGGAACAGGCATTGCCGCCTGA
- a CDS encoding isopropylmalate isomerase → MTKNIKGKAAIAAGAIGSAAVAAALLYVNKKRKNNEPTQPGPIPSGEKPETD, encoded by the coding sequence ATGACGAAGAACATCAAAGGCAAGGCCGCTATTGCAGCAGGCGCCATCGGATCAGCCGCCGTGGCGGCAGCGCTTCTCTATGTGAACAAGAAGCGCAAGAATAACGAGCCGACCCAGCCCGGCCCCATCCCCAGTGGCGAGAAGCCGGAGACAGATTGA
- a CDS encoding DNA-deoxyinosine glycosylase, which yields MRKAAFPPQVAPHCRVLILGSLPGERSLAEQRYYAHPQNRFWHLVGSAVGRDLVSLNYVEKLAVLKRWGIGLWDVVASARREGSLDASIRDAEHNPLAELIGKLPQLQAVCFNGRTAAKIGRSQLSQSAITQIDLPSSSAAYARMPLGEKEDRWQILRDFLETSSVEAH from the coding sequence ATGCGTAAGGCCGCTTTCCCGCCACAGGTCGCGCCCCATTGCCGGGTGCTGATTCTTGGCAGCTTGCCTGGCGAACGATCGCTGGCGGAACAGCGTTACTACGCCCATCCGCAAAACCGCTTCTGGCACCTTGTCGGAAGCGCGGTGGGGAGGGATCTGGTTTCGCTGAACTATGTGGAGAAGCTCGCCGTGCTCAAGCGTTGGGGCATAGGCCTGTGGGATGTGGTTGCATCCGCGCGCCGTGAGGGCTCGCTCGATGCCTCGATCCGGGACGCAGAGCACAATCCCTTGGCAGAGCTCATCGGCAAATTGCCACAGCTGCAGGCGGTCTGCTTCAACGGCCGGACGGCTGCCAAGATCGGTCGGTCGCAATTGTCGCAAAGCGCTATCACGCAGATCGACCTGCCATCTTCCAGTGCTGCCTACGCCAGAATGCCGCTTGGTGAGAAAGAAGATCGTTGGCAAATCTTGCGTGATTTTCTTGAAACATCGAGCGTCGAAGCGCATTGA
- the leuC gene encoding 3-isopropylmalate dehydratase large subunit, with product MTLRTLYEKIWDDHVIERRDDGTCLVFIDRHLVHEVTSPQAFEALRLAGRKVRRPELTLAVPDHNVPTTARLAKDGTRLPIEDPQSAQQLAALEKNVEEFGIRYFGATAREQGIVHVVGPEQGFSLPGTTVVCGDSHTACHGGVGALAFGIGTSEVEHVLATQTLLLKPSKTMEVRVEGGLSRGVTPKDLILHIIGVIGTAGGTGHVIEYRGQVFEEMSVEGRLTVSNMSIEGGARAGLIAPDEKTFANLRGRPFAPQDADWDAAVEYWRTLRTDDGAQFDKSVVINAAEIAPTVTWGTSPEDTVAITGSIPDPASFADPSKQAAARASLDYMGLTPGTPMREVEVQNIFIGSCTNSRIEDLRAAADVLRGRKKADNVKWAIVVPGSGLVKEQAEVEGLDKVFTEAGLEWREPGCSACLGMNPDKVPAGERCASTSNRNFVGRQGPGSRTHLVSPAMAAAAAVTGRLTDVRELQREDA from the coding sequence ATGACACTGCGCACGCTCTACGAAAAAATCTGGGACGATCACGTCATCGAAAGGCGTGATGACGGCACCTGCCTTGTCTTCATCGATCGCCATCTGGTGCACGAGGTAACGAGCCCACAGGCGTTCGAGGCGCTGCGCCTCGCAGGCCGAAAAGTGCGCCGCCCCGAACTCACCCTGGCCGTTCCTGACCATAACGTGCCCACTACTGCCCGCCTTGCGAAGGATGGCACGCGCCTGCCCATCGAAGACCCGCAGAGCGCGCAGCAGCTCGCCGCGCTGGAAAAGAATGTCGAGGAATTCGGCATCCGTTACTTCGGCGCGACCGCGCGAGAGCAGGGTATCGTCCACGTCGTCGGCCCCGAACAGGGCTTCTCGCTGCCCGGCACCACCGTGGTTTGCGGAGACAGCCACACGGCCTGCCACGGCGGGGTCGGCGCCCTCGCCTTCGGTATCGGCACCAGCGAGGTCGAACATGTTCTCGCCACGCAAACCCTGCTGCTGAAGCCGAGCAAGACGATGGAAGTGCGCGTAGAAGGCGGGCTTTCTAGAGGCGTCACGCCCAAGGACTTGATCCTGCACATCATCGGCGTGATCGGCACCGCAGGCGGCACCGGCCACGTCATCGAATATCGCGGGCAGGTGTTCGAGGAAATGAGCGTCGAGGGCCGCCTTACCGTCTCGAACATGAGCATCGAAGGAGGCGCGCGGGCAGGCTTGATTGCGCCCGACGAGAAGACCTTCGCTAATCTGAGAGGCCGCCCGTTCGCTCCGCAGGATGCGGACTGGGATGCCGCAGTCGAATACTGGCGAACTCTCCGCACCGATGACGGCGCGCAGTTCGACAAAAGCGTTGTCATCAACGCCGCCGAAATCGCGCCAACCGTCACTTGGGGCACCAGCCCGGAAGATACGGTCGCGATCACCGGCAGCATCCCCGATCCCGCCAGCTTTGCCGATCCGTCGAAGCAGGCAGCAGCGCGCGCCAGCCTCGACTATATGGGCCTCACCCCCGGCACGCCGATGCGCGAGGTGGAGGTGCAGAACATATTCATCGGCAGTTGCACCAACAGCCGCATCGAAGACCTGCGGGCAGCGGCAGACGTACTGCGCGGCCGCAAGAAAGCGGACAATGTGAAATGGGCGATCGTCGTCCCCGGGTCAGGCCTCGTGAAAGAGCAGGCCGAAGTTGAGGGGCTGGACAAGGTCTTCACCGAAGCCGGCCTCGAATGGCGCGAGCCGGGTTGCTCCGCCTGCCTCGGCATGAACCCGGACAAAGTGCCGGCAGGAGAACGCTGCGCCTCTACAAGCAACCGCAACTTCGTCGGCCGCCAAGGGCCCGGCAGCCGCACCCATCTCGTGAGCCCCGCAATGGCAGCCGCCGCAGCTGTGACCGGCAGGCTGACGGATGTGAGAGAACTGCAGCGAGAGGATGCGTAA
- a CDS encoding acyl-CoA thioesterase, which produces MSAKSFSIPIRILPEDIDFMGHVNNSRYLNWVQDVVLQHWQKLAPAEEVASKAWVALKHEITYRKPAFLDDDVIAETVLEKIAGARSFYNTVIKRGEEVLAEVQSMWCCIDSETLRPARIDRDVAEKHFGISRKQTPHTGD; this is translated from the coding sequence ATGTCAGCCAAAAGCTTTTCCATTCCGATCCGCATCCTGCCCGAAGATATCGACTTCATGGGGCACGTGAACAATTCGCGTTACCTCAATTGGGTGCAGGACGTGGTGTTGCAGCACTGGCAGAAGCTGGCGCCTGCAGAGGAAGTGGCGAGCAAGGCTTGGGTCGCGCTCAAGCATGAGATCACCTATCGCAAGCCCGCTTTCCTCGACGATGATGTGATTGCAGAAACCGTGCTGGAAAAAATCGCCGGTGCGCGCAGTTTCTACAACACGGTGATCAAGCGCGGCGAAGAGGTGCTGGCGGAAGTGCAGAGCATGTGGTGCTGCATCGATAGCGAAACGCTGCGGCCCGCACGGATCGACCGCGATGTGGCAGAAAAGCATTTCGGCATTTCGCGCAAGCAAACGCCCCACACTGGCGACTAA
- a CDS encoding sterol desaturase family protein, with protein sequence MDIIVPLLVVIATILAMEVVAWSSHKYIMHGWGWGWHRDHHEPHDNLLEKNDLYGIVGAVMSISMFMWGWPVVAGEYAWPMATWIGVGILGYGIIYTLIHDGLVHQRYFKFVPKKGYAKRLVQAHKLHHATVGKEGGVSFGFLFAQDPAKLKAELRRQRESGTAELRESAGL encoded by the coding sequence ATGGACATCATCGTTCCCCTGCTTGTTGTCATTGCCACCATCCTGGCGATGGAAGTGGTCGCCTGGTCGAGCCACAAATACATCATGCATGGCTGGGGCTGGGGCTGGCACCGCGATCATCACGAACCGCACGATAATCTGCTGGAAAAGAACGATCTTTACGGCATCGTCGGCGCGGTGATGAGCATTTCCATGTTCATGTGGGGCTGGCCCGTTGTCGCTGGCGAATATGCTTGGCCCATGGCGACATGGATTGGCGTGGGCATCCTTGGATACGGCATTATCTACACCCTCATCCACGATGGGCTGGTGCATCAGCGCTATTTCAAATTCGTCCCGAAAAAGGGCTATGCCAAACGGCTGGTGCAGGCACACAAGCTGCACCATGCGACTGTCGGCAAGGAAGGCGGCGTCAGCTTCGGCTTCCTCTTCGCGCAGGACCCCGCAAAGCTGAAAGCGGAACTGCGGCGCCAGCGTGAAAGCGGCACTGCAGAATTGCGCGAGAGTGCTGGCCTATAA
- a CDS encoding YqaE/Pmp3 family membrane protein: MAILVLIATILLPPLGVAMKHGIGGTALLNLVLTLLGFIPGLIHGIYVNYAR, from the coding sequence ATGGCAATTCTCGTTCTTATCGCGACGATCCTTCTTCCGCCCCTCGGTGTGGCGATGAAGCACGGCATCGGCGGAACCGCGCTGCTCAATCTCGTATTGACGCTGCTCGGCTTTATTCCCGGCCTGATCCACGGAATTTATGTGAATTACGCGCGCTAA
- a CDS encoding DUF3422 domain-containing protein, whose translation MREHELRRQVVSEMHLRRWPQLHVPGKVIQWVLMVDREDRAAELAHLDPILPAPPDKPDASHRSGTFAPGISVAWERHSEGSSLALFAEGTDPDLSAVMEWARGLPGQIVRATNMTLLKDDRAAKRMLPKMNFDPDEIVSCNIGGKARIWADFRLQGDGFGHILVAANGLDDRDFSRTVQRLQDLGNYRNKALLGLPEAQEHWPRLDAIETELAKLADKLCANNGRDDDLMAELSALSLELTTVATMTGYRMSATRAYSKLVQERLEELQVKPIDGFASLNTFTKRRFLPAVRFCEALTLREEQLSQRAGRLTSLLRARIDTRIENQNAELMRSMDRSSKLQLRLQQLVEGLSVVALSYYLLGLVKWGLEGLDGVDATRTIALLVLPTVLTMFIGVRIAKRRLLGSGPD comes from the coding sequence ATGCGCGAACACGAATTACGCCGCCAGGTTGTCTCCGAAATGCACCTGCGGCGCTGGCCGCAATTGCACGTGCCCGGGAAAGTCATCCAATGGGTGCTGATGGTCGACCGCGAAGATCGTGCGGCCGAACTTGCGCATCTCGATCCTATCCTGCCGGCACCGCCGGACAAGCCCGATGCCTCGCATCGCTCGGGCACTTTTGCGCCCGGCATTTCGGTGGCGTGGGAGCGTCATAGCGAAGGCAGCAGCCTCGCCCTGTTCGCCGAGGGCACCGACCCCGATCTCTCAGCCGTTATGGAATGGGCGCGCGGCCTGCCGGGCCAGATCGTCCGCGCCACCAATATGACGCTGCTGAAGGATGATCGGGCTGCAAAGCGCATGCTGCCGAAAATGAATTTCGATCCGGACGAAATCGTGTCCTGCAATATCGGTGGCAAAGCGCGGATCTGGGCCGATTTCCGCCTGCAGGGCGACGGGTTCGGCCATATCCTTGTCGCCGCCAACGGTCTGGATGATCGCGATTTCTCGCGGACAGTCCAGCGCCTGCAGGACCTCGGCAATTACCGCAACAAGGCGCTGCTCGGCCTGCCCGAAGCGCAGGAGCATTGGCCGCGGCTGGACGCGATCGAAACCGAACTGGCCAAGCTGGCCGACAAGCTCTGCGCGAACAACGGCCGGGACGACGATCTGATGGCGGAGCTCTCCGCGCTCTCGCTCGAGCTGACCACCGTCGCCACCATGACGGGATACCGCATGAGCGCCACGCGCGCCTATTCCAAGCTGGTTCAGGAACGGCTGGAGGAATTGCAGGTCAAACCGATCGATGGCTTCGCCTCACTCAATACCTTTACCAAAAGGCGCTTCCTGCCTGCCGTGCGCTTTTGTGAAGCACTCACCTTGCGCGAAGAACAATTGTCGCAGCGCGCCGGAAGGCTCACCAGCCTGCTGCGCGCGCGGATCGATACGCGGATCGAAAACCAGAACGCAGAGCTGATGCGCAGCATGGATCGATCGAGCAAATTGCAATTGCGCCTGCAACAATTGGTCGAAGGCCTCTCCGTCGTCGCGCTCAGCTACTACCTGCTTGGGCTTGTCAAATGGGGGCTGGAAGGGCTGGACGGTGTCGATGCGACCAGAACCATCGCGCTTCTGGTCCTTCCCACCGTCCTGACGATGTTCATCGGCGTGCGCATCGCCAAACGGCGCTTGCTCGGCTCGGGGCCCGATTGA
- a CDS encoding SufE family protein: MRNLEDIYEEYDFLEGDERYRLLIELGRELEDMPDALKTDATLVRGCSAQVWVYPTSASDQLHFLADSNAAITKGIVALVIAAVQDKPASDVAQMDIAGALAPFDLKNQLSSNRTQGVPNMIALVQEHAARIAAA; the protein is encoded by the coding sequence ATGCGCAATCTCGAAGACATCTACGAAGAATATGATTTTCTCGAAGGCGACGAACGCTATCGCCTGCTGATCGAACTGGGCCGCGAGCTGGAGGATATGCCTGACGCGCTCAAAACCGATGCGACGCTGGTGCGCGGTTGTTCGGCGCAGGTGTGGGTTTATCCGACGAGCGCGAGCGACCAGCTCCATTTTCTCGCGGACAGCAATGCCGCCATCACCAAAGGCATCGTCGCACTGGTGATCGCCGCCGTGCAGGACAAGCCCGCAAGCGACGTCGCGCAGATGGATATTGCCGGCGCGCTCGCCCCTTTCGACCTCAAGAACCAGCTCAGTTCGAACCGCACCCAAGGCGTGCCGAACATGATCGCGCTGGTGCAGGAGCATGCTGCGCGCATCGCCGCCGCCTGA
- the pspC gene encoding envelope stress response membrane protein PspC, translated as MNTPRTTLYRDKHNGKLMGVCAGIADYTGVNALWIRLAAIAMIPMSSGLILPIYLIMGFLLNKKPEHLYSVDPQETKYWQRVRQNPKRTAREIRAQMKDVDRRLAAVESFYVNSNPSLNREIEKLR; from the coding sequence ATGAACACTCCCCGCACAACGCTGTACCGCGACAAGCACAATGGCAAGCTGATGGGTGTTTGCGCAGGCATTGCCGACTACACCGGCGTGAACGCCCTGTGGATCCGGCTGGCGGCCATCGCCATGATCCCGATGAGCAGTGGCCTGATCCTGCCGATCTACCTCATCATGGGGTTCCTGCTGAACAAGAAGCCGGAGCATCTCTATTCGGTCGATCCGCAGGAAACCAAATATTGGCAGCGCGTGCGCCAGAATCCGAAGCGCACCGCTCGCGAAATCCGCGCCCAGATGAAGGATGTCGATCGCCGCCTGGCCGCAGTTGAAAGTTTCTACGTCAACAGCAACCCCAGCCTGAATCGCGAAATCGAGAAGCTTCGCTGA
- the pspB gene encoding envelope stress response membrane protein PspB encodes MEEIIIIPAIFIGLPWVILHYVTKWKTAATITTDDEALLEDLYSLAKRLDERMDTVERLVAADHVEFDAPRLQHDKEADNQPLRELEELLAEKKEARR; translated from the coding sequence GTGGAAGAAATCATCATCATACCGGCCATCTTCATCGGCCTGCCGTGGGTCATCCTCCACTACGTAACCAAGTGGAAGACCGCCGCCACGATCACCACCGATGACGAGGCGTTGCTGGAAGACCTCTACAGCCTCGCCAAGCGCCTTGATGAGCGCATGGACACTGTCGAGCGCCTGGTCGCCGCCGACCATGTCGAATTCGACGCTCCGCGCCTCCAGCATGACAAGGAAGCCGACAACCAGCCGCTGCGCGAGCTTGAGGAACTGCTCGCCGAGAAAAAGGAAGCACGCCGATGA